One part of the Schistocerca piceifrons isolate TAMUIC-IGC-003096 chromosome 7, iqSchPice1.1, whole genome shotgun sequence genome encodes these proteins:
- the LOC124804684 gene encoding nucleosome assembly protein 1;2-like, which yields MKAFLVLLIAGVLLVAYCTPFVVADDEDEAVDEAAENRDAADDDTDGSADDDADDSGDEEGLSGESRRAAKGVHARAGHMKHARAGSRHIASRAGSRPHARSGAAHRAAHSK from the exons ATGAAGGCGTTCCTTGTCCTGCTGATCGCTGGAGTGTTACTCGTGGCGTACTGCACGCCGTTCGTTGTCGCAGACGATGAAGATGAAGCGGTGGATGAAGCAGCCGAGAACAGAGACGCTGCTGACGACGACACCGACGGCTCAGCAGACGACGACGCCGACGATAGCGGTGATGAGGAGGGTCTAAGTGGAGAGAGCAGGCGGGCAGCCAAAG GTGTTCACGCCCGGGCTGGCCACATGAAACATGCACGTGCAGGCAGCCGACACATTGCATCCAGAGCTGGAAGCAGACCCCATGCCAGGTCAGGCGCCGCCCACAGAGCTGCACACAGCAAGTAG